The Malus sylvestris chromosome 12, drMalSylv7.2, whole genome shotgun sequence genome contains a region encoding:
- the LOC126593282 gene encoding glycine-rich protein 5-like, whose product MPPGGGPGGGGPGGDCLGFLCGGLSNFISSCAYFLCCCCLLEGCCGPMFGGGPGGGGGPGGGGGPGGGGGWGGGGPGGGPGGGGGWGGGGRGGGGGGGPGGGGGGGPGGGGGGRW is encoded by the exons ATGCCACCAGGAGGAGGGCCGGGAGGAGGAGGACCGGGAGGAGATTGCTTAGGTTTCCTATGTGGCGGTCTAAGCAACTTTATATCATCTTG TGCTTATTTCCTGTGCTGCTGCTGCCTGCTTGAGGGCTGCTGTGGGCCAATGTTCGGCGGAGGACCTGGTGGCGGTGGTGGACCTGGTGGCGGTGGTGGACCTGGTGGCGGCGGTGGATGGGGCGGCGGTGGACCTGGGGGCGGACCTGGTGGCGGTGGGGGATGGGGCGGCGGTGGACGTGgcggcggtggtggtggtggacctGGCGGCGGCGGTGGTGGTGGGCCTGGAGGCGGCGGCGGTGGTCGTTGGTGA